Proteins from a single region of Gaiellales bacterium:
- a CDS encoding acetate--CoA ligase family protein, whose amino-acid sequence PLADDQAAELIRSLRGAPLQAGARGRPALDVAAAGRAAAALSRVAAERPDIAEIEVNPLLVTPSGALALDARVIVREEGEGDAG is encoded by the coding sequence CCGCTGGCCGACGACCAGGCGGCGGAGCTGATCCGGTCGCTTCGCGGCGCGCCGCTCCAGGCCGGCGCCCGGGGCCGGCCGGCCCTTGACGTGGCGGCGGCGGGACGGGCGGCGGCGGCCCTCTCCAGGGTTGCCGCGGAGCGGCCGGACATCGCCGAGATCGAGGTCAACCCGCTCCTGGTCACCCCGTCGGGTGCGCTCGCGCTCGATGCCCGCGTGATCGTGCGGGAGGAGGGAGAGGGCGATGCTGGCTAG